The following are encoded in a window of Arthrobacter sp. OAP107 genomic DNA:
- a CDS encoding ATP-binding protein, producing the protein MRRSMHAVQYLPSGTKRRGPKERPRLEAHAENRSALFRTLGEKFGARLDDSERGGDWGSRERNSLRGPHRLRPAPHRASTMTFAAAYPFITESGLGHEGTYIGTDVFGSGAFSYDPWILYDKGVISGPSIVVIGTVGTGKSMCGKSLVARSITLGRKAAVASDPKGEWVAVANAVGGKVISVGPGRPARVNPLDAGPRSSALTEAQWQAVVRQRRRYLLVALVSLMRQGTPLRPVEHTALDMALTETVAENSNPTLPMVLDHLLNPSKETIGLVGKDGGLAVSHSLRRTVSGDLEGMFDAPSTVAFDADAPMMVMDTSALIGASEQALALAAACGATWLEAAVTNPDGGKRLVVYDEGWRMLADPYMLAKMSEQWRLARTYGIANLLIMHKVADLNEIGDSTSGHRQKALGLLTEADTRIIYRQKHDAMRLTKEALGLSEAECEHVENLPKGVGLWKVGNRSFIVANRVTTDELEVFGTDARMI; encoded by the coding sequence ATGAGGCGCTCCATGCATGCCGTTCAGTACCTGCCTTCAGGCACCAAGCGAAGAGGACCGAAGGAACGACCCCGGCTCGAGGCGCACGCCGAAAACCGCTCCGCCCTGTTTAGGACCTTGGGGGAGAAGTTCGGCGCCCGGCTGGATGACAGCGAGCGCGGCGGCGACTGGGGGAGCCGGGAACGGAACTCCCTGCGGGGTCCGCACCGCCTGCGCCCGGCACCACACCGCGCATCCACCATGACTTTTGCGGCAGCCTACCCGTTCATCACGGAGTCCGGACTGGGCCACGAAGGAACCTACATCGGCACAGACGTCTTCGGTTCGGGGGCTTTCTCCTACGACCCATGGATCCTTTACGACAAAGGCGTCATCAGTGGCCCGTCCATCGTTGTCATCGGCACGGTGGGGACCGGGAAGTCCATGTGCGGAAAATCCCTGGTGGCCAGGTCGATAACGCTTGGGCGGAAGGCCGCCGTTGCTTCCGATCCCAAAGGTGAATGGGTCGCCGTCGCCAACGCGGTTGGCGGCAAGGTCATTTCTGTCGGCCCCGGTCGCCCAGCGCGTGTTAACCCACTCGACGCCGGACCGCGGTCCAGTGCCCTGACCGAGGCACAGTGGCAGGCAGTGGTTCGTCAACGCCGTCGTTACCTTCTGGTGGCGTTGGTCTCCCTAATGCGGCAGGGTACGCCCCTGCGCCCCGTGGAGCATACCGCCTTGGACATGGCGCTGACCGAGACGGTCGCAGAGAACTCGAATCCCACATTGCCGATGGTCCTGGATCACCTGCTTAATCCCTCCAAGGAAACGATTGGGCTGGTTGGCAAGGATGGCGGCCTGGCAGTCAGCCACTCGCTGCGGCGCACAGTCTCTGGCGATTTGGAAGGCATGTTCGATGCTCCCTCCACCGTTGCCTTCGACGCCGACGCACCCATGATGGTCATGGACACTTCAGCACTAATCGGTGCCTCCGAACAAGCGCTGGCGCTCGCAGCCGCGTGCGGAGCTACCTGGCTGGAGGCGGCCGTCACCAATCCCGACGGCGGCAAACGGCTTGTCGTATACGACGAAGGCTGGCGCATGCTGGCCGACCCATACATGCTCGCCAAAATGAGTGAACAGTGGCGGCTGGCGCGTACATACGGGATCGCGAACCTGCTCATCATGCACAAGGTGGCTGACCTGAACGAAATCGGCGACAGCACCAGCGGCCATCGGCAAAAAGCCCTTGGCCTGCTCACCGAAGCTGATACCAGGATCATCTACCGGCAGAAGCACGACGCCATGCGCCTGACTAAGGAAGCACTCGGTCTGTCGGAGGCCGAGTGCGAGCACGTCGAGAACCTCCCGAAGGGCGTTGGACTCTGGAAAGTTGGCAACCGGTCCTTCATCGTGGCGAACCGCGTGACGACCGATGAGTTGGAAGTCTTCGGCACCGATGCCCGAATGATCTGA
- a CDS encoding SCO6880 family protein, with protein sequence MPENSRALEAVKFPRYERRGLFMGLKWYQLLLLAAGVLVASVASAVHGPVGIFSSGPLWLALILLGLLQYSRIPYPVWVSHGVLFFYRVALKQTRFLLRPERPVLAGRLALPGGLGNLELRRTSRGESFIWDSRGGEAIAVLRCSTKSFALMDGEDKAWAVQAWSRVQAGLAQRSSVARIAVQDCTVPYPATALRDFYEHAVGRQPDNTEELTWGERSYEDLIAAAGSAMSHELLLAIVLDTSKARRRIREAGGGLVGLERVLRLEVEAITTALGTHSVSVEEWLPEGSILDVVRAAFDPAAVAKADKHPVVAATLTGHDSEPDSLAPTVLAAPMAVEEHWTYVRTDTGFHQTFWIAEWPRQKVFPGFLHPLIYVGEFRHTVTEVIRAVPTTEALRDIRSAQEAHETRRRINTRFDRPLTREQKAEEEEVAQREEEIIAGHGDVRPAAYVTITGTTLEDLARHRQELESAAAGAFVELRLLAGQQWAAFVAGALPFGRGLR encoded by the coding sequence ATGCCTGAAAACTCACGGGCCCTCGAGGCCGTCAAATTCCCCCGGTACGAGCGACGCGGGCTATTCATGGGTCTGAAGTGGTACCAACTGCTCCTGCTCGCGGCCGGTGTTCTCGTGGCCAGCGTGGCTTCGGCAGTCCACGGACCCGTAGGCATATTCAGCTCGGGACCGTTGTGGCTGGCCCTCATACTTCTTGGACTCCTGCAGTACTCAAGGATTCCCTACCCGGTGTGGGTCAGCCATGGCGTGCTGTTCTTTTACAGGGTTGCCCTCAAGCAGACACGCTTCCTACTTCGGCCGGAGCGACCTGTCCTGGCTGGGCGGCTGGCGCTTCCCGGTGGATTGGGGAACCTGGAGCTGCGCCGCACTTCCAGAGGGGAATCGTTTATCTGGGACTCCCGTGGCGGGGAGGCAATAGCTGTGCTGCGCTGTAGCACCAAGTCATTCGCGCTGATGGACGGCGAAGATAAAGCCTGGGCGGTGCAGGCGTGGTCCAGAGTGCAGGCAGGGCTCGCCCAGCGGAGCAGCGTGGCCAGAATTGCCGTCCAGGACTGCACGGTCCCATATCCCGCCACCGCCCTGCGCGACTTTTATGAGCACGCCGTCGGGCGGCAACCCGACAATACCGAAGAACTCACATGGGGTGAACGCTCGTACGAGGATCTGATCGCTGCGGCCGGCTCTGCGATGAGTCACGAACTATTGCTCGCCATCGTTCTGGACACTTCCAAGGCCCGACGCCGGATCAGGGAGGCGGGAGGAGGGCTCGTCGGTCTCGAACGGGTGCTGCGTCTAGAGGTCGAGGCGATCACCACGGCCCTGGGAACGCATAGCGTCAGCGTCGAAGAGTGGCTGCCCGAGGGCAGCATTCTCGACGTCGTTCGTGCTGCCTTCGATCCTGCAGCTGTAGCGAAGGCTGACAAGCACCCGGTCGTCGCCGCAACACTGACAGGGCACGACAGTGAGCCAGATTCCCTGGCTCCCACCGTCCTCGCGGCGCCCATGGCGGTTGAGGAGCACTGGACCTACGTGCGGACCGATACCGGCTTCCATCAAACGTTCTGGATCGCCGAATGGCCGCGGCAGAAGGTTTTTCCGGGCTTTCTTCACCCGCTTATTTACGTCGGTGAGTTCCGCCATACGGTGACTGAGGTAATTCGCGCCGTGCCGACTACTGAAGCACTCCGAGACATCCGCTCTGCCCAGGAAGCCCATGAGACCCGGCGACGGATCAACACGCGCTTCGACAGGCCTCTTACCCGCGAGCAAAAGGCTGAGGAAGAAGAAGTCGCACAGCGGGAGGAAGAGATCATCGCCGGCCACGGCGATGTTCGGCCTGCTGCGTACGTGACGATCACTGGGACAACCCTTGAAGATCTTGCCCGCCACCGTCAAGAGCTGGAGTCGGCCGCGGCGGGCGCCTTTGTCGAATTGCGCCTACTGGCCGGCCAACAATGGGCGGCGTTCGTGGCAGGGGCTCTCCCGTTCGGAAGGGGGCTGCGATGA
- a CDS encoding type IV secretion system protein → MPVQCDLNGWWPPGCGLVSQANDGVQSSITSFFASVLENVASWIWSFITGAFGVSDVDDSQWDSVVGLTNCWVVVMMTPLVIAMILQLLSGLISQQPRRLVRALVGGAVAVPMVAGAVYLVRQLTKVGDDAATALLDTLDTDPYVLFMRLFGFEKAPKDSGRDWNVVSLAPGSSGGAGGAAVVTAMAVIVVWILAFILMCSMIFRSFALILLAAVAPVALMLMPWEKTHSWARRWGEIVVALLIAKPLAATVLAVAIKLFAESKSFAGLSAGVVGMALACGAPLMALRLVSFAGGELAAAAQTAGGGHVLSRSSGFAARQISRQTGGRFTLAALASRSAMSRPIQSSKTQFPTRALPPRVPLPGQITGSSPTGASGGNATALMLDGGTPPQGAPLPRARSDVRESSEVTPGPLLGSSPTARKGERSESHPTPTPSAASAVSPTVTAPSAPLRPQTTAKPPIDRDDHA, encoded by the coding sequence ATGCCGGTTCAGTGTGATCTGAATGGATGGTGGCCGCCCGGCTGTGGTCTCGTCTCCCAAGCGAACGACGGTGTCCAGAGCTCCATCACCTCGTTCTTTGCGAGCGTTCTCGAGAACGTCGCTTCGTGGATCTGGTCCTTCATCACTGGTGCATTTGGTGTCTCGGACGTCGATGATTCCCAGTGGGATTCCGTGGTGGGACTGACGAACTGTTGGGTCGTCGTCATGATGACACCGCTCGTCATTGCCATGATCCTCCAGCTATTGTCGGGCCTGATCAGCCAGCAGCCGCGCCGTTTGGTGCGGGCTTTGGTTGGTGGTGCCGTCGCCGTTCCCATGGTCGCCGGTGCTGTTTACCTGGTTCGCCAGCTCACCAAGGTCGGTGATGACGCCGCCACCGCGCTCTTGGACACCCTGGATACGGATCCCTATGTCCTGTTTATGCGGCTGTTCGGCTTCGAGAAAGCACCCAAAGACTCTGGGAGGGACTGGAACGTCGTCTCGTTGGCCCCCGGATCGAGTGGCGGCGCTGGGGGAGCAGCCGTCGTCACGGCTATGGCCGTCATCGTCGTCTGGATTCTCGCGTTCATCCTGATGTGCTCGATGATCTTTCGGTCCTTCGCGCTCATCCTGCTCGCGGCCGTAGCCCCTGTCGCTCTCATGCTCATGCCCTGGGAGAAGACGCATTCATGGGCACGAAGGTGGGGCGAGATCGTCGTCGCCCTGCTCATAGCCAAGCCTCTCGCCGCAACCGTGTTGGCCGTGGCCATCAAGCTCTTCGCCGAGTCGAAGTCATTCGCCGGACTTAGCGCTGGTGTCGTAGGCATGGCCTTGGCCTGCGGCGCACCGCTGATGGCCTTGCGCCTAGTTAGTTTCGCCGGCGGTGAGCTGGCCGCCGCCGCACAAACAGCTGGCGGCGGCCACGTACTTTCCCGGAGTTCCGGTTTTGCCGCCCGGCAGATCAGCCGACAGACCGGCGGCCGCTTCACCCTCGCGGCATTGGCCAGCCGCTCTGCCATGAGTCGCCCGATCCAGTCGAGCAAGACACAGTTCCCCACGCGCGCTCTGCCGCCAAGAGTGCCGTTGCCGGGTCAAATAACGGGCTCTTCGCCGACGGGGGCTTCCGGCGGGAACGCGACTGCCTTAATGCTCGACGGCGGTACGCCGCCTCAGGGGGCGCCGCTTCCGCGAGCCCGAAGTGACGTGAGGGAGTCTTCTGAGGTAACCCCAGGACCGTTGCTGGGCAGCTCGCCAACTGCTCGAAAAGGCGAGCGCAGCGAGTCACATCCGACGCCGACGCCGTCGGCCGCCAGCGCTGTTTCCCCAACGGTGACTGCACCGTCCGCTCCTCTTCGTCCCCAAACCACCGCCAAGCCTCCGATTGACAGGGATGACCATGCCTGA
- a CDS encoding NlpC/P60 family protein has protein sequence MAAPAIVAALAKRRLIFRASAAAATGLVVAGALAFSACVAALGIIPGGDSPICPSDGPGTDPLSVDSDSQGPASLSARQSVVAGQYISVGKQLSVPRDGQIIAIMMALQESSLRVLANSNVPASLRFPHDGVGSDHDSLGTAQQRPAAGWGTIEQLMDPAYNVRAFYGGPSGPNHGSPRGLLDIPGWHSMSKGQAAQAVQVSAFPELYARWEPEASAIVDALDGGAAVTTCIETASAPQPKLQHTNLSQIRKDILRFTREGVGGKYVWGGTAFKAWDCSGYVQWIYRQAGINLPRVEQWRVGVRTRAPQPGDLVVQNAQGPTNWGHVGIYAGDGKMYSALNPAVGTLLHPITWNSDTAYFDLLT, from the coding sequence ATGGCGGCACCTGCCATTGTTGCGGCCCTGGCCAAGCGCCGTCTGATTTTTCGGGCGTCGGCGGCAGCTGCCACAGGGCTGGTTGTGGCTGGTGCTCTGGCATTTTCCGCCTGCGTGGCAGCGCTCGGGATCATTCCTGGGGGCGACTCGCCTATATGTCCTTCCGACGGGCCGGGGACCGATCCACTGAGCGTTGATTCTGACAGCCAAGGTCCAGCGAGTCTGTCTGCCCGGCAATCTGTCGTTGCAGGGCAGTACATCTCAGTCGGAAAACAATTGAGCGTACCTCGCGATGGCCAGATCATCGCGATCATGATGGCTTTGCAGGAATCCAGTCTCAGAGTGCTGGCGAACTCGAACGTTCCTGCCTCGCTACGATTCCCACATGACGGCGTCGGCAGCGACCATGATTCTCTTGGCACCGCCCAACAACGTCCGGCGGCCGGCTGGGGAACTATCGAGCAGCTGATGGATCCCGCGTATAACGTCCGAGCGTTCTATGGCGGTCCAAGCGGACCAAATCACGGCAGCCCTCGCGGGTTGCTGGACATCCCGGGCTGGCATTCCATGAGCAAAGGGCAGGCTGCACAGGCCGTCCAAGTGTCGGCGTTTCCAGAACTATATGCCCGATGGGAGCCCGAGGCATCCGCCATAGTAGATGCACTCGACGGCGGTGCTGCCGTAACTACCTGCATCGAAACGGCGAGCGCGCCACAGCCAAAACTCCAGCACACGAATCTCAGCCAGATCCGAAAGGATATTCTGCGGTTCACACGAGAAGGTGTGGGCGGCAAATACGTGTGGGGCGGCACAGCGTTCAAGGCGTGGGACTGCTCAGGCTATGTCCAGTGGATATATCGCCAGGCAGGAATCAATCTGCCACGCGTGGAGCAGTGGAGGGTGGGCGTAAGGACTCGCGCGCCGCAGCCGGGAGACCTAGTGGTCCAGAATGCGCAGGGGCCGACCAACTGGGGACACGTAGGTATTTACGCCGGCGACGGCAAGATGTACAGCGCGCTCAATCCTGCGGTCGGCACGTTGCTGCACCCGATCACCTGGAATTCGGATACGGCGTACTTTGATCTGCTGACGTGA
- a CDS encoding helix-turn-helix transcriptional regulator, which translates to MPRITQPHDEAWSADVEAAVATFGNRARNEILRYLSAHGPATRGDIVASVSAGEPSVAKHLLALEESGAVVVDVEPGRRHGRSPRYSTNPARIRELLAAHLEYLLED; encoded by the coding sequence ATGCCTAGGATTACCCAGCCGCACGACGAAGCATGGTCTGCCGACGTCGAGGCTGCTGTGGCAACGTTCGGCAACAGGGCTCGCAACGAAATACTCCGCTACCTTTCCGCCCACGGCCCCGCCACCCGAGGTGACATTGTGGCGTCAGTCAGTGCTGGCGAACCCAGCGTTGCGAAGCATTTGCTTGCGCTGGAGGAGTCCGGTGCCGTCGTCGTTGATGTGGAACCAGGCCGGCGGCATGGCCGCTCACCACGGTATTCAACAAATCCCGCACGAATCAGGGAACTGTTGGCTGCCCATCTTGAGTATCTTCTGGAGGACTAG
- a CDS encoding winged helix-turn-helix domain-containing protein, whose amino-acid sequence MNRTRSQIIRFLLRNGPSTCGQIGTGLRASPSTIRRQLTLLGHAGLVQRSSNQFDASAEEVQRQVEALADSFSAQIMPTVGSSPMN is encoded by the coding sequence ATGAACCGAACGCGAAGCCAAATCATCCGCTTCCTTCTGAGGAACGGCCCGTCGACCTGTGGCCAAATCGGAACGGGACTCCGCGCTTCCCCGTCCACGATTCGCCGGCAGCTCACGCTCCTGGGACATGCCGGCCTCGTACAGCGGTCGTCCAATCAATTCGACGCCTCGGCCGAGGAAGTCCAGCGACAGGTGGAGGCCCTCGCGGATAGCTTCAGCGCCCAGATCATGCCGACCGTCGGCTCGTCGCCGATGAACTAA